AGCGTCGACGATGTAGCAATGTTTCCACGTAACCTAAAGCTTTGGCATCTTTTACAATATCAGACATATATTGTTTTACACCTGGGAAACTAGCTAAATAATCATCAATGAATGCTTTTGCTTTTTTACGAGTAATACCTAAACTTTGACTTAAACCATAATCACTTATCCCATAAACAATTCCAAAGTTAACTGCTTTTGCTTGACGACGCATTAAACTATCGACTTGATCAGCTTCTACACCAAATACTTTCATAGCAGTTGCTGTATGAATATCATCGCCGTTGATAAATGCTTCTTTCATACTCTCATCTTGTGTAATGTGTGCTAATACACGCAATTCAATTTGAGAATAATCTGCTGATAATATAACGCTATCTTTTGAAGTTGGTTTAAAGGCTTTTCTTATTTTACGCCCTTCTTCAAGTCTAACCGGAATATTTTGTAAATTAGGATCTACACTTGATAAACGTCCAGTTTGCGCTAAAGTTTGATTAAAACGTGTATGGATACGTTGATCATCACTAATTACCTTTTGCAATCCTTCAACATAAGTAGACTGTAACTTAGATAATTGACGATATTCTAAAATATAATCAATGATAGGATGTTCACCTTGCAATTGCTCTAAGACATCTACAGCAGTAGAATATCCTGTTTTCGTCTTTTTAATAACAGGTAATTGTAATGTCTCAAACAATACAACACCTAATTGCTTAGGAGAATTTATATTAAAATCTTCACCAGCTGCATCATGGATATTTCGAATCAAGACGTCTAATTTTTCTTGAATTTCTTTTTCCATTTCTTCTAAATCATGAACATCTGTAAATATACCAATTTCTTCCATTTCACTTAAAATCTTAGCTAGCGGTAGCTCTAAATCAGCCAAGAGTTCTACCTGATTGTATTCTTCTAATTGTTTATCCATATTTGGTTTCGCAAAGTAAATTGCATCAGTAATAGAAGCAACATATGGATTTAAAACATCATCTTCAGGTACCTTAAATTTCTTACCTTTTCCATATATACTCACATCGTCTTTCACAAAACTTTGACCGTACAATGAAACAACTGATTGAACATCACTAATCGTACGAGATGGATCAATTATATAACTGGCCAACATAATATCGAAAGAAATATTTTGAATATCAATCCCCAATCTATGTGATGCTACATATGTTTTTTTAGCATCATATACGACTTTTTTCGAATTCGGATTTTCTAACCATGAAACTAGTTCGACATAATTATTTATGTCATCCGCATTAATTACAATATGTTTCTCACCTGTAAATAAAGAGAATTTTAAAATATTATTTCGCAAATAGTTACCACCGTCTAATTCGAAATGGATGGCCGCTTCTTTCAATGAAGTAAAATCAATATTATCAAAAGACGTTTCAATTTCAAATGTCTTTTCTATTGCATCTTCAACGCTTGCTGATTGATCAATGTCAGCCAACAATTGTTTGAATTCTAACTTCTTAAACAATTCGATTTTTTCTTGTTGTTCATCTTGATGAGTCATTAACGTATCTTCAAGTTTTACTTCAATCGGACTATCTACATTAATCGTTGCTAATTCTTTACTCATTAATGCATCTTCTTTGCTATTTTGAAGTTTTTCTTTTAACTTTTTACCTGAAATTTCATCTAAATGTTCATAGACACCTTCTACTGTGTCAAATTGGTTTAGCAATTTTATTGCTGTTTTCTCTCCAACACCTGCAACACCTGGTATATTATCAGAAGTATCTCCCATTAATCCTTTCATATCAATAATTTGATTAGGTGTTAACCCGTTGTATTTTTCCGCAATAAAGTCAGGTGTATAATGATCAACATCAGTAACACCTTTTTTAGTGTAATAAATGGTTACATTATCCGTTGCAAGTTGTGTTAAATCTCGGTCTCCCGTAATAATAATTGTCTGAAAGCCCGCTTTATCTGCTTCTTTACTTAAAGTTCCGATAATATCATCTGCCTCATAGTTATCTAATTCATAACGTTTAATATGATAAGCATCTAATAATTGGCGAATATAAGGAAATTGCTCACTTAGTTCAGGCGGCGTTTTCTGGCGTCCACCTTTATATTCACTATATTTTTCATGTCTGAAAGTCGTTTTACCTGCATCAAACGCTACTAAAAAATGATTTGGCTTTTCTTCTTTTAAAATCTTCTCTAGTAACATTGCAAAACCATATACTGCATTGGTATGAATGCCTGCTTTGTTTGATAACAAAGGTAATGCATAAAAAGCTCTAAAACTTAAGCTATTACCATCGATTAATACTAATTTATTCACAATTTTAACCTCCAGAACTAATTTATATATATTTTAGCATATTCGACTGTGATGTCGTAATTAAAGAAACTATCTCATAGAGTATTTATACACGACCTAATTTCAAATAAAACAAGTGCCTATATAGACTTAGCTAAAAAATAAAAAAGACATAATCATGATTGTTCTTGATGAGCACTCCATAAAGTCAGGTTAAAAGTCCAACTTTTGAGATGCACATTATCATTTCATGATTATGTCTACTTTTTAATATTTTTATGCTGCTATTTTAAATTTTTATAGGTAAGAATAAGTTATGAATCGTCTGAACCAAATGGAATATATTTAACTTTGGTCATTTTCGGTAATTCTTCATAATTATTAAACCACTCTTGGTAATTTTTATTGATTGGTGACGGATGATGCATATAATGTTCAAACGGCAATGATTCCACTGTATAAACCTCTTGTCGTGGATGATCTTTAATTTGTTGTTTTAATAACTGAACTCTTTTTTCATGTTCATAATGAACATAAATAAATGCACTAAGATATATCACAGCTAAAACTAGTGATGCACCTTTAATAAAATTAACATTGATTGACTTATATTTCCGAAATTCTTTTAATAAAATAATTAAAATGATTACATGTATCGTATAAACAATCAAAAAATTACCTGGTTCTATTGGAGTAACAATGACTAGTGTCGACGCCGAAACACATATTGCAATAAGTAAGGAATATAAAGTGATTTGTGTTTTACGATCATTAATAGACAAATAAATACCTACAAATATCGAAAACGCAAAGTAACCACATACAATTACGTTCACAAAACCAACCAATCCAATATCTGTATTTTTATTTAATAAAAACTGATTGTAAAATAGTAAATAATAAAGCGGTAAAGTGATAAATCCTATCATAATGATACGACGCTTTAATATTGTTAAATGTACATACCGATCACTTCTAAGCAGTAGATAAATAATAAGCGCTGCAATCATACTTAAAATTATAATCTGACTGAAAATGACACCATATGGAAGTGACGTTGATATCATTTCTGCAAATTTTGAAAAGATACCTTGATTATTTGAAACTTGTTGATATTCTGATCCTTCAAATAAAATTTTGCGATAATTTGGATTGGAAAACATAATGA
The genomic region above belongs to Staphylococcus aureus and contains:
- the polA gene encoding DNA polymerase I, whose translation is MNKLVLIDGNSLSFRAFYALPLLSNKAGIHTNAVYGFAMLLEKILKEEKPNHFLVAFDAGKTTFRHEKYSEYKGGRQKTPPELSEQFPYIRQLLDAYHIKRYELDNYEADDIIGTLSKEADKAGFQTIIITGDRDLTQLATDNVTIYYTKKGVTDVDHYTPDFIAEKYNGLTPNQIIDMKGLMGDTSDNIPGVAGVGEKTAIKLLNQFDTVEGVYEHLDEISGKKLKEKLQNSKEDALMSKELATINVDSPIEVKLEDTLMTHQDEQQEKIELFKKLEFKQLLADIDQSASVEDAIEKTFEIETSFDNIDFTSLKEAAIHFELDGGNYLRNNILKFSLFTGEKHIVINADDINNYVELVSWLENPNSKKVVYDAKKTYVASHRLGIDIQNISFDIMLASYIIDPSRTISDVQSVVSLYGQSFVKDDVSIYGKGKKFKVPEDDVLNPYVASITDAIYFAKPNMDKQLEEYNQVELLADLELPLAKILSEMEEIGIFTDVHDLEEMEKEIQEKLDVLIRNIHDAAGEDFNINSPKQLGVVLFETLQLPVIKKTKTGYSTAVDVLEQLQGEHPIIDYILEYRQLSKLQSTYVEGLQKVISDDQRIHTRFNQTLAQTGRLSSVDPNLQNIPVRLEEGRKIRKAFKPTSKDSVILSADYSQIELRVLAHITQDESMKEAFINGDDIHTATAMKVFGVEADQVDSLMRRQAKAVNFGIVYGISDYGLSQSLGITRKKAKAFIDDYLASFPGVKQYMSDIVKDAKALGYVETLLHRRRYIPDITSRNFNLRGFAERTAMNTPIQGSAADIIKLAMVKFAQKMKETTYQAKLLLQVHDELIFEVPKSEVDSFSEFVEEIMENALQLDVPLKVDSSYGATWYDAK